Proteins from a single region of Candidatus Binatus sp.:
- a CDS encoding heterodisulfide reductase-related iron-sulfur binding cluster → MSDRIQAKPSDGLSYNMTEPRYWDRAGLNKEIERVFDICHGCRLCFNLCPSFPALFDATDRNNGDVRGLTAAETHRVIELCYGCKLCEIKCPYTPRDGHEFQLDFPRLMLRAKAVGAKENGVAMREKLLGNPDLVGKLGSMTPGLANWGCHRKFQRVIMEKMIGIHRDKILPDFAKETFEKWLARTGLPPAPAEPAAKVALFPTCFVNYYNPGPGKAAVEVFAKNRCAIKCPKQNCCGMPALDGGDTDFARKEARANVDSMLPLVRAGYKIAAINPTCSLMMRKEYLNLLPGDDVKEFAAAVVDPGELLYQIRRAGKFNIDFQSTPVSVAYHVPCHLKAQGIGLRSRDLMRQIPGVQIATVDACSAHDGSWAMKKEFFELSMKWGKKAFSGMRDADARVMASDCPLAAVQIEQATGARPINPLEVLARAYRADGFPDPVPPKPSTEATEA, encoded by the coding sequence CCCAGGTATTGGGATCGCGCCGGCCTCAATAAGGAAATCGAGCGCGTCTTCGACATCTGCCACGGATGCCGCCTCTGCTTCAATTTGTGTCCCTCGTTCCCCGCACTGTTCGACGCCACCGATCGCAACAATGGCGACGTTCGCGGCCTGACCGCCGCCGAAACCCATCGCGTGATCGAGCTGTGCTACGGATGCAAGCTCTGCGAAATCAAATGCCCGTACACGCCGCGCGACGGCCACGAGTTCCAGCTTGATTTCCCGCGCCTGATGCTCCGCGCGAAGGCGGTCGGCGCGAAGGAAAACGGCGTCGCGATGCGCGAAAAACTGCTCGGTAATCCCGACCTCGTCGGCAAGCTCGGCTCGATGACGCCCGGCCTCGCCAACTGGGGATGCCATCGGAAATTCCAGCGCGTGATAATGGAAAAGATGATCGGGATTCATCGCGATAAAATTCTTCCCGACTTCGCAAAAGAGACTTTCGAGAAATGGCTCGCGCGCACCGGGCTCCCGCCGGCGCCTGCCGAACCAGCCGCCAAGGTCGCACTGTTCCCGACCTGTTTCGTGAATTACTACAACCCCGGCCCGGGCAAAGCGGCGGTCGAAGTCTTCGCAAAAAACCGATGCGCGATCAAATGCCCCAAGCAGAACTGCTGCGGGATGCCCGCGCTCGACGGCGGCGACACCGACTTTGCGCGCAAGGAAGCGCGCGCCAACGTCGATTCGATGCTCCCGCTGGTGCGCGCCGGCTACAAAATCGCCGCCATCAATCCGACCTGCTCGCTCATGATGCGCAAGGAATATCTCAACCTGCTGCCCGGCGACGACGTCAAGGAGTTTGCCGCTGCCGTCGTCGATCCCGGCGAACTGCTGTATCAAATCCGGCGCGCCGGCAAGTTCAACATTGATTTTCAATCGACGCCGGTGAGCGTCGCCTATCACGTGCCGTGTCATTTGAAAGCGCAGGGAATCGGCCTTCGCTCGCGCGACCTGATGCGCCAGATTCCCGGCGTTCAGATCGCCACCGTCGATGCATGCTCGGCGCACGACGGCTCGTGGGCGATGAAGAAAGAATTCTTCGAGCTATCGATGAAGTGGGGAAAAAAAGCGTTCTCCGGGATGCGCGATGCCGATGCGCGCGTGATGGCCAGCGATTGTCCGCTCGCCGCGGTTCAAATCGAGCAAGCCACCGGCGCCCGTCCGATCAATCCGCTCGAGGTGCTCGCGCGCGCCTATCGCGCCGACGGATTCCCCGACCCCGTGCCGCCAAAACCATCGACCGAGGCAACTGAAGCATGA
- a CDS encoding DUF3501 family protein: MKPIKFDQVLALADYERVRDILRPLLIHAKERRRLHVGTHLTLLFENNQTVWYQIQEMIRTEKMSTREAIQHEIDTYNEILPGAGELVATMLIEYPEARERDSALRRLVGLERHLWLFVAGNRIPVKFDDRQISEDRLSAVQFVRFSLNGLDSARMLELAANGEIAIEADHPAMAVRGAISPAIAAALAEDLRQS; the protein is encoded by the coding sequence ATGAAACCGATCAAGTTCGACCAGGTTCTCGCGCTCGCCGATTACGAACGCGTGCGCGACATTTTGCGTCCGCTGCTGATTCACGCCAAGGAACGGCGCCGGCTCCACGTCGGTACCCACCTGACTCTTTTGTTCGAAAATAATCAGACCGTCTGGTACCAGATCCAGGAGATGATCCGCACCGAAAAAATGTCCACGCGCGAGGCGATTCAGCACGAAATCGACACCTACAACGAAATCCTGCCCGGCGCCGGCGAACTGGTCGCCACGATGCTGATCGAGTATCCCGAAGCGCGCGAGCGCGACTCCGCGTTGCGGCGCCTGGTCGGCCTCGAGCGGCACCTGTGGCTGTTCGTCGCGGGCAACAGAATCCCGGTGAAGTTCGACGATCGCCAAATCTCGGAAGATCGCTTGAGCGCCGTCCAGTTCGTGCGCTTTTCGTTAAATGGTCTCGATTCGGCGCGGATGCTCGAATTGGCCGCCAATGGCGAAATTGCGATCGAAGCCGATCATCCTGCGATGGCGGTGCGCGGCGCGATCAGTCCGGCTATCGCGGCGGCGCTGGCCGAGGATTTACGCCAATCGTGA
- a CDS encoding transcription termination/antitermination protein NusG, with protein sequence MDQSSHWYLIRTKTGKERWVRDQLGKLVPEVFLPLLKAKARRWGRLADSIGPLFPGYLFARFDLQQSYFDVKYMSGVHGIVSAGSDPLAVPVSIITEIRRWGVNDIVEIVEKPFDTGEKVVVVEGPFRGFEAIFQHYFSGAERVAILLSAVEASGLRVVLSASAVAKNS encoded by the coding sequence ATGGACCAAAGTTCGCATTGGTATTTGATTCGGACCAAAACCGGCAAGGAGCGGTGGGTTCGCGATCAACTCGGCAAGCTGGTGCCCGAGGTATTTCTCCCGCTGCTGAAAGCCAAGGCGCGGCGCTGGGGACGCCTGGCTGATTCGATCGGTCCGCTCTTCCCCGGCTATCTCTTCGCGCGGTTCGATTTGCAGCAAAGTTACTTCGACGTCAAATATATGTCGGGCGTTCACGGTATCGTCTCCGCCGGCTCCGATCCTCTCGCGGTGCCGGTCTCGATCATCACGGAGATTCGCCGCTGGGGTGTTAATGACATCGTCGAGATCGTCGAGAAGCCGTTCGACACCGGCGAAAAAGTGGTCGTCGTCGAAGGCCCGTTTCGCGGTTTCGAAGCGATCTTCCAGCACTACTTTTCAGGCGCCGAGCGCGTCGCGATTTTGCTTAGCGCCGTCGAAGCCAGCGGCCTCAGAGTCGTGCTATCAGCCTCGGCGGTCGCCAAAAACAGCTAG
- the gmd gene encoding GDP-mannose 4,6-dehydratase, producing MIDPAMQKVALITGVTGQDGSYLAEMLLQKGYQVHGMVRRTSSFATGRIDHLREGFANSKGLQLHYGDLGDGTGMRRIIELVKPDEVYNLAAQSHVRISFDQPEYTADVVGLGALRLLEALRDHNARRGRSARLYQAGSSEMFGKVAEVPQRETTAFHPRSPYACAKVYAHYQTINYREAYGLFACNGILFNHESPRRGENFVTRKITRSATRIKLGMQQKLALGNLEARRDWGFAGDYVEAMWLMLQQDHADDYVVATGETHSVREFLEVVFDRLKLKVEDHLVLDQRFLRPTEVDLLIGDSSRTRRLLNWEPKVKFERLAEMMVEADLELAERELRQETQ from the coding sequence ATGATTGATCCAGCGATGCAGAAAGTTGCCCTGATTACCGGCGTCACTGGACAAGACGGTTCCTATCTTGCCGAGATGCTCCTGCAGAAGGGCTATCAGGTGCATGGTATGGTGCGCCGGACCTCGAGCTTCGCGACCGGCCGCATCGATCATCTGCGCGAAGGATTCGCTAACTCGAAGGGACTGCAACTTCATTACGGCGATCTCGGCGACGGCACCGGCATGCGCCGGATTATCGAGTTGGTGAAGCCCGACGAAGTGTACAATCTGGCGGCGCAATCGCACGTCCGAATTTCATTCGACCAGCCCGAATACACCGCCGACGTTGTCGGCCTGGGCGCGCTTCGATTGCTCGAGGCGCTGCGCGATCACAACGCTCGCCGCGGGCGTTCCGCGCGCCTCTATCAGGCCGGCTCGTCGGAGATGTTCGGCAAGGTCGCCGAAGTTCCGCAGCGCGAAACCACCGCCTTTCATCCGCGCAGTCCCTATGCGTGTGCCAAAGTTTACGCGCACTATCAGACGATCAACTATCGCGAGGCCTATGGTCTCTTCGCCTGCAACGGAATTCTGTTCAACCACGAATCCCCGCGCCGTGGCGAGAATTTCGTGACGCGCAAAATCACCCGCAGCGCGACGCGAATCAAGCTGGGGATGCAGCAGAAGCTCGCGCTCGGCAACCTCGAGGCCCGCCGCGATTGGGGCTTTGCCGGCGACTACGTCGAAGCGATGTGGCTGATGCTGCAGCAGGACCACGCCGACGATTACGTCGTCGCGACCGGCGAAACTCATTCGGTGCGCGAGTTTCTCGAGGTCGTGTTCGACCGGCTTAAACTCAAGGTCGAAGACCATCTGGTGCTCGATCAACGGTTCCTGCGGCCCACGGAAGTCGATCTTTTGATCGGCGATTCGTCCAGGACCAGGCGGCTGCTGAACTGGGAACCGAAGGTGAAATTCGAGCGGCTCGCCGAGATGATGGTCGAAGCGGACCTGGAACTCGCCGAGCGCGAACTACGCCAAGAGACCCAGTAG
- a CDS encoding amidohydrolase family protein: MKSKKWFFALILLAGAILQIVSRAIAQDKPDPALAAEIDRIKAIDNHAHPLRVTTETDQRDNEEDALDILPMPAFPLSPRIRADNPEFIAAWRALYGYPFADQSRTHLAELPELKRRAMRQHGDGYPTWVLDQLGIETMLANRVAMGPGLVRPRFRWVAFDDALMFPLDNTSMRNENPDLNAFYASEEVLLKRYLSTSKLERPPPTLQGYLDQVVSTTLVAQKNEGALAIKFEAAYLRSLDFGNPSKSEAEGIYARYSSGGEPTAQDYKALQDFIFRYIARECGRLGMPVHIHVAAGVGSYFKIAGANPLLLESVFNDPSLRNTTFVMIHGGWPFTAEAGALMSKPNVYADFSFQTYLTYPGALSAVIRSWLESTPDKVLFGTDAFVFGPEVGWEESGWLATRSARQALALALTGMVDDGEITRTRASELARMVLRQNAIALYKLR, translated from the coding sequence ATGAAATCGAAGAAATGGTTTTTCGCACTGATTTTGCTGGCTGGCGCGATCCTTCAGATAGTTTCGCGCGCAATCGCCCAGGATAAACCCGATCCAGCGCTGGCGGCTGAAATCGATCGAATCAAGGCGATCGACAATCACGCGCATCCGCTGCGCGTTACGACTGAGACCGATCAGCGCGACAACGAAGAGGACGCGCTCGACATCCTGCCGATGCCGGCGTTTCCGCTATCGCCAAGAATTCGTGCCGACAATCCGGAGTTCATCGCGGCGTGGCGCGCCTTGTACGGATATCCATTTGCCGATCAAAGCCGGACCCACCTTGCCGAGTTGCCGGAACTCAAACGCCGCGCGATGCGCCAGCATGGCGATGGCTACCCCACCTGGGTGCTCGATCAACTGGGCATCGAGACGATGCTGGCGAATCGCGTGGCGATGGGTCCCGGGCTGGTCAGGCCGCGCTTTCGATGGGTCGCGTTCGACGACGCTCTGATGTTTCCACTCGACAACACCTCGATGCGCAACGAGAATCCCGATCTGAACGCTTTCTATGCCAGCGAAGAGGTGCTGCTGAAGCGCTATCTTTCGACATCCAAACTCGAGCGGCCGCCACCAACTCTGCAAGGCTATCTCGACCAGGTCGTTTCCACCACGCTCGTGGCGCAGAAGAACGAAGGTGCGCTCGCGATCAAGTTCGAGGCGGCGTACCTGCGGTCGCTCGATTTCGGCAATCCCTCGAAGAGCGAGGCGGAGGGCATCTACGCGCGATACTCAAGCGGCGGCGAACCGACTGCGCAAGACTACAAGGCACTGCAGGATTTCATCTTCCGTTACATCGCGCGCGAGTGCGGACGCCTCGGGATGCCCGTCCATATTCATGTCGCAGCCGGCGTAGGCAGTTATTTCAAAATCGCGGGCGCCAATCCGCTGCTGCTGGAATCTGTCTTCAACGATCCGTCGCTGCGGAACACCACCTTCGTGATGATTCACGGCGGATGGCCATTCACCGCCGAAGCTGGGGCATTGATGTCGAAACCGAACGTTTATGCCGATTTCTCGTTTCAGACCTATCTGACATATCCAGGAGCTTTGAGCGCGGTGATTCGGAGCTGGCTCGAATCGACGCCCGATAAGGTCCTGTTTGGAACCGACGCTTTCGTATTCGGGCCGGAGGTAGGATGGGAGGAGAGCGGATGGCTCGCCACTCGCAGCGCGCGCCAGGCTTTGGCGCTCGCGCTCACCGGCATGGTCGACGACGGCGAAATTACTCGAACTCGCGCGAGCGAACTTGCACGGATGGTTCTGCGCCAGAATGCGATCGCACTCTACAAGTTGCGCTAG
- a CDS encoding CDP-alcohol phosphatidyltransferase family protein, whose product MRSQIPNGLSALRFALAAIWVELAANGHTGRAAYVIIAIVAAGSDFIDGRIARRLGVASDRGRWLDGVADVTFILAALWCEAVAGAIERYIPILIAISFSQYALDSIVIARASAGPIKSRLGHWGGIVNYAIVIALAFSPPRAMIAAAVRAMSPLVAIFYIAAIVERAWLFYRS is encoded by the coding sequence ATGCGCTCGCAGATTCCCAACGGACTGAGCGCGCTTAGATTCGCGCTGGCGGCGATATGGGTCGAGCTTGCGGCGAATGGACATACCGGCCGCGCTGCGTACGTGATCATCGCGATCGTCGCGGCGGGCAGCGATTTCATCGACGGGCGCATCGCACGGCGCCTCGGCGTCGCGAGCGATCGCGGGCGATGGCTCGACGGCGTCGCCGACGTCACCTTCATCCTCGCGGCGCTGTGGTGCGAGGCGGTCGCGGGCGCAATCGAGCGCTACATTCCAATCCTGATTGCGATTTCGTTCAGCCAGTACGCGCTCGATTCGATCGTGATCGCGAGAGCGTCGGCCGGTCCGATCAAGAGCCGGCTGGGGCATTGGGGCGGAATCGTGAACTACGCGATCGTGATCGCGCTGGCATTTTCGCCGCCGCGCGCGATGATCGCCGCCGCGGTCCGCGCGATGTCGCCGCTCGTAGCGATTTTCTATATCGCCGCGATCGTTGAACGTGCCTGGCTCTTCTATCGTTCCTGA
- a CDS encoding TetR/AcrR family transcriptional regulator — protein MLAAARRVMGRYAMQGTTIDRVAEEAGVAKGTIYLYFNSKDDLVHAAVLEGLREIMEETVRSDDPAKPPIERIRDLILSQYRIEASNQDFLKTLIIGNSLDVEVESASGREFMRVYAEFLNFSASIFQAAIDHGAIRPIDPQFAAFMLGEMITGSLRRRLLKLASSPLEADADAVVELFLKGIQVIPCA, from the coding sequence ATTCTCGCAGCGGCGCGGCGCGTGATGGGCCGTTACGCGATGCAGGGCACCACTATCGACCGCGTTGCGGAAGAAGCCGGTGTCGCCAAGGGCACGATTTATCTCTACTTCAACAGCAAGGACGACTTGGTCCATGCCGCGGTGCTCGAGGGTCTCAGGGAGATCATGGAGGAGACGGTTCGCTCCGACGATCCGGCAAAGCCGCCGATCGAGCGAATTCGCGATCTGATTCTTAGTCAATATCGAATCGAGGCGTCTAACCAGGACTTTCTAAAAACGCTGATCATCGGGAACTCGCTCGATGTCGAGGTTGAGTCAGCCTCTGGACGGGAATTCATGCGTGTTTACGCTGAGTTTCTTAACTTCAGCGCGTCGATTTTTCAAGCTGCAATCGACCACGGCGCGATTCGGCCGATCGATCCGCAGTTCGCGGCCTTCATGCTCGGCGAAATGATCACCGGGTCGCTGCGCCGCCGCCTGCTGAAACTGGCATCAAGTCCGCTCGAAGCCGATGCTGATGCGGTGGTCGAGCTATTTCTCAAAGGTATCCAAGTTATTCCATGCGCCTGA
- a CDS encoding efflux RND transporter periplasmic adaptor subunit, which yields MRLKRTPLQLLATLALVVGGFSLAGCHSPAAADVEKDKMPRAITISVAAAHPQDLDRTAEVQGALFPRERAVLSSEVEGPVVTVSADFGDMVNAGQVMLKINPREYQLRVETAQAALNQTQAKLANSKGRYDRAQRLKAEGTI from the coding sequence ATGCGCCTGAAACGCACTCCTCTTCAGCTTCTTGCAACGCTCGCGCTGGTAGTCGGCGGATTTTCGCTCGCGGGATGTCATTCGCCGGCCGCCGCCGACGTCGAAAAGGACAAGATGCCGCGCGCGATCACGATTTCGGTCGCCGCGGCTCATCCACAAGATCTTGATCGCACCGCCGAAGTCCAGGGAGCGCTCTTTCCGCGCGAACGCGCGGTGCTGTCGTCGGAAGTCGAAGGTCCGGTCGTCACCGTCTCTGCCGACTTCGGCGACATGGTGAACGCGGGACAAGTGATGCTCAAGATCAACCCGCGCGAGTACCAACTCAGAGTTGAAACTGCGCAAGCCGCGCTCAACCAGACGCAGGCGAAGCTCGCCAACTCGAAGGGACGCTACGATCGCGCGCAACGATTGAAGGCCGAGGGCACCATCTAG
- a CDS encoding efflux RND transporter permease subunit, translating to MILADLCVRRPVFATMFVGVLVVLGWFSYMRLGVDLFPKVDVPMVMITTFLPGAAPEETEARVTKPLEEAINTVSGIDELRSNTLEGVSRIMLQFKLDRELDAGVQDVRDKISTVLDRLPDGTKPPLVQKFDVGATPVLTITVTGYQNLKELTELARRRLKEPLESTDGVGSIDIVGGREREIHIAVDADKLHATGVTIQQVGTALARQNVEFPGGRMKQGMSEEMLRTLGRITEVPDFAKVIVTAIEGKPVTVGDVAAVEDSVKEPRSLSRWDGKNAVSLIVRKQSGANSIEVVDRIKERFKDLKGTLPPGVDVIFTRDSSKFVREAVHTVQEHLVMGGICAAIVVFFFLGSIRSTIIAAVAIPVSIISTYSLILWMGFTLNRMTLLALTLSVGIVIDDAIVVLENIWRFIEEKHMDPMAAAKAATAEVGLAVSATTLSLAVIFVPVAFIHGVMGRFLNSFGLTMAFSIMVSLLVAFTLTPMLCSRYLKATGKGGAKHSTKDWKIFRLIEDNYDLALRWSLDHRWVLVVISIALMISIPFLGKMVGATFMPDDDSGEFAVNVRTPPGYSLAHTDGIVAQIEDRLRTIPEVRDLFTTVGATNGEDRVTVAQVVAKLFPLDQRKRSQEDIMASARKLLNDFPALRISVDPIKPWEQGGYREVAVEYDMRGPDLETLKTYASTLMARLRKIPGIVDLDSSYEGGLPELQVNIDRTKSADLGVSVDDIALTMRTMVQGDVITRFREGQDTYDVRLQLAEKDRNNPVVVAGLTIPSSKVGQVRLDNVATLTHGTGPVQIDRQDRQRNISIVFNLAPGFAMNKVMDTVTREVESMHLPAGYIAAFGGQSKIYGEMVTGFVVAFLLSIIFMYMVLAAQFESFVHPITIMLSLPLAVPFALISLLVFREHLMLFSTLGILLLFGIVKKNSILQLDQTLNLLRSGMPRRQAILTANRDRLRPILMTTAALVAGMIPVALGQGAGDSSIRAIALVVIGGQTLCLLITLLITPVAFSLFDDMEHWFRAWRKPAAARLKLVEPAYDLEPERSAID from the coding sequence GTGATTCTCGCCGACCTATGCGTCCGACGGCCGGTCTTCGCTACGATGTTCGTGGGCGTGCTGGTCGTGCTGGGATGGTTCTCCTACATGCGCCTCGGCGTCGATCTTTTTCCGAAGGTCGACGTGCCGATGGTCATGATCACGACGTTCCTGCCCGGCGCCGCGCCCGAGGAGACCGAAGCGCGCGTCACCAAGCCGCTCGAAGAGGCGATCAACACCGTCAGCGGAATCGACGAGCTGCGCTCGAACACGCTCGAGGGCGTCTCGCGAATCATGCTCCAGTTCAAGCTCGATCGCGAACTCGACGCGGGCGTGCAGGACGTGCGCGACAAGATTTCGACCGTGCTCGATCGGCTGCCCGACGGCACCAAGCCGCCGCTGGTGCAGAAGTTCGACGTCGGCGCGACGCCGGTCCTGACCATCACTGTTACCGGCTATCAGAATCTCAAGGAGCTGACTGAACTTGCGCGGCGGCGCCTGAAGGAGCCGCTCGAATCGACCGACGGCGTCGGTTCGATCGACATCGTGGGCGGACGCGAACGCGAAATCCACATCGCCGTCGATGCGGACAAGCTGCATGCTACCGGCGTGACGATTCAGCAGGTAGGGACGGCGCTCGCGCGGCAAAACGTCGAGTTCCCCGGCGGCCGCATGAAGCAGGGCATGTCCGAGGAGATGCTGCGGACGCTGGGGCGCATCACCGAGGTGCCGGATTTCGCCAAAGTGATCGTCACCGCAATCGAAGGCAAGCCAGTGACGGTCGGCGATGTCGCGGCGGTCGAGGATTCGGTGAAGGAACCGCGCTCGCTCTCGCGATGGGACGGAAAGAACGCGGTGTCGCTGATCGTGCGCAAGCAGTCGGGCGCCAACTCGATCGAGGTGGTCGATCGAATCAAGGAGCGGTTCAAGGATCTCAAGGGCACGCTGCCGCCGGGCGTGGACGTGATCTTCACGCGCGATTCCTCGAAATTCGTGCGCGAGGCGGTCCACACGGTGCAGGAGCATCTGGTGATGGGCGGCATCTGCGCCGCGATCGTGGTGTTCTTTTTCCTGGGCTCGATTCGCTCGACGATTATCGCGGCAGTGGCGATTCCCGTATCGATCATCTCGACCTATTCGCTGATTCTCTGGATGGGCTTCACGCTCAACCGGATGACGCTGCTCGCGCTCACGCTCTCAGTCGGCATAGTCATCGACGATGCGATCGTCGTGCTCGAAAATATCTGGCGGTTCATCGAAGAGAAGCACATGGATCCGATGGCGGCGGCCAAGGCCGCCACCGCCGAGGTCGGTCTTGCCGTCAGCGCGACGACGCTTTCGCTGGCGGTTATCTTCGTGCCGGTCGCGTTCATTCATGGCGTGATGGGCCGCTTCCTTAATTCCTTCGGACTCACGATGGCGTTCTCGATCATGGTGTCGCTGCTGGTAGCGTTTACGCTGACGCCGATGCTCTGCTCGCGCTATCTGAAGGCGACCGGAAAAGGTGGAGCAAAGCACAGCACGAAGGACTGGAAAATATTCCGGCTGATCGAGGACAACTACGATCTCGCGCTGCGCTGGTCGCTCGACCATCGATGGGTGCTCGTAGTCATCTCGATCGCGCTGATGATTTCGATTCCGTTCCTCGGCAAGATGGTCGGCGCTACCTTCATGCCCGACGACGATTCGGGCGAGTTCGCGGTAAACGTGCGCACGCCGCCGGGATATTCGCTGGCGCACACCGATGGAATCGTCGCGCAGATCGAAGATCGCCTGCGGACGATTCCCGAAGTTCGCGATCTGTTCACGACGGTTGGCGCCACCAACGGCGAGGATCGCGTGACCGTCGCGCAAGTCGTCGCGAAACTGTTCCCGCTCGACCAGCGCAAACGCAGCCAGGAAGACATCATGGCGAGCGCGCGCAAGCTGCTCAACGATTTTCCGGCGCTGCGCATCAGCGTCGATCCGATCAAGCCGTGGGAGCAGGGCGGCTATCGCGAGGTCGCGGTCGAGTATGACATGCGGGGCCCCGACCTCGAGACGCTGAAGACCTACGCCAGCACGCTGATGGCGCGGCTGCGCAAAATCCCGGGCATCGTCGATCTCGATTCGAGCTACGAAGGCGGCCTGCCCGAGTTGCAGGTGAATATCGATCGCACCAAGTCGGCGGACCTCGGCGTTTCCGTCGATGACATCGCGCTGACGATGCGCACGATGGTGCAGGGCGACGTGATCACGCGTTTCCGCGAAGGCCAGGATACTTACGACGTGCGGCTGCAACTGGCGGAGAAAGATCGCAACAATCCGGTGGTGGTCGCGGGGCTGACAATTCCCTCGTCGAAGGTCGGGCAGGTGCGGCTCGACAACGTCGCGACGCTCACGCATGGCACCGGGCCGGTGCAAATCGATCGGCAGGATCGGCAGCGCAACATCTCGATTGTGTTCAACTTGGCGCCCGGGTTCGCGATGAACAAGGTGATGGACACGGTGACGCGCGAGGTCGAGTCGATGCATCTGCCGGCCGGTTACATCGCAGCGTTTGGCGGCCAGAGCAAGATTTACGGCGAGATGGTGACCGGCTTCGTGGTCGCGTTTCTGCTCTCGATCATATTTATGTACATGGTGCTGGCTGCGCAGTTCGAGAGTTTTGTGCATCCGATTACGATCATGTTATCGCTGCCGCTGGCGGTTCCATTTGCGCTGATCTCGCTGCTCGTTTTCCGCGAGCATCTGATGCTGTTCTCGACGCTCGGCATCCTGTTGCTGTTCGGAATCGTGAAAAAGAATTCGATTCTCCAACTCGATCAGACGCTCAACCTGCTGCGCTCGGGGATGCCGCGGCGCCAGGCGATCCTCACTGCGAATCGCGATCGGCTGCGCCCGATCCTGATGACGACGGCGGCGCTGGTCGCGGGCATGATTCCGGTCGCACTCGGCCAG